The Labilibaculum sp. sequence AGAATGCCGCAATAGGACACGTGGCAGCACTTGTTACAAGTTTATTAGTTGTCATGTCTGTTTTGATGCTGTCGAAAGGTCTTTTGGGAGATGCAGGATGGGGTAGAAAACAATGGATATTTTTTGCGATTATTGCCGGAGGATTATGGAGTTTGCGTAGTCAGATTCTATACTTTAAAGCACAGCGAAAAAGAAAAGCCTCTCAGAATAAGTCATAAAAAAAGCCCTAAAGGGCTTTTTTTTATTTGTAATAAGACATTGCTTCTTAAAAGCAAATTATTTTTTATAAAATAAGGTGTTGCTTTCTCTGATGTTTTATTATTTGATGACCATTGTCGGTTAATGGAAATATAAGCACAAGATCATCAACAGCTAAATTATGCCTGACATAGCTTGACAGATTGATAAATTAACTTTGATGACTTCATAAAAAACGCAGTTCCATTACAGAACTGCGTTACATATTTCCCTAAGGAAAGGTATATCTTAATAATATTATCCTCTGATAGCTGTTACTCCAGGAAGTTCTTTTCCTTCGATGTATTCTAATAAAGCACCACCACCGGTTGAAACATAACTTACTTTGTCAGCAAGACCGTATTTGTTGATTGCAGCAACAGAATCACCACCGCCAATTAACGAGAAAGCTCCTTTTTCGGTAGCAGTTACAATAGCATCAGCAATTGCTTTGGTTCCTTTGGCGAAAGTATCCATTTCGAATACTCCAACAGGACCATTCCAAAGAATAGTTTTTGATTCTTCAATTACTTTTGAGAAGCTGGCGATAGTTGCATCAGCAACATCCAGTCCCATCCATCCTTCAGGAATTGCATTTACATCACACACTTTAGTGTTGGCGTCGTTAGAGAAGGCATCAGCAATTAAAGCATCGGAAGCAAGGTGAAGTTTCACGTTGTTCTCTTTTGCTTTCTGAAGAATTTCTCGGGCCATTTCTAATTTATCATCTTCAACCAATGAGTCTCCAATAGTTCCACCTATTGCTTTCACAAAAGTGTAAGTCATTCCACCACCAATAATCAAATGATCAACTTTTGACATTAATGTTTGGATGATTTCAATTTTTGAAGAAACTTTAGCTCCTCCCATAATGGCAGTTAACGGATGCTTGGTATCTTTCAATACCTTATCAACGCTTGATAATTCGCCTTCCATTACATATCCGAAAAGTTTGGCTTCCGGGAAAAATTTAGCGATAACAGCAGTAGAAGCATGTGCACGGTGAGCCGTTCCAAATGCGTCGTTGATCCAAAGGTCAGCTAAATCAGCTAATTTTTTAGCAAATTCTTCATCACCTTTTTCTTCTTCTTTGTAATAACGAAGATTCTCCAATAAAAGAACTTCACCAGGCTTTAAATTAGTAGCCATAGTTTTTGCACTTTCACCAATACAATCATCAGCAAATTTTACTTCAACACCAATCGATTTTGTAAGGTGAGCAACAATGTGCTTCAATGAAAATTTCTCATCTACACCTTTTGGACGACCAAGATGTGACATCAGGATAGCAGAACCATTACCATCTAATACTTTTTTGATAGTAGGCAGAGCAGCACGAATTCGTGTGTCGTCAGTAATTTCGAATTGCTCGTTCAAAGGCACATTGAAATCTACTCGGATAATAGCCTTTTTACCTGAAAAATTGTAAGTGTCAATACTTTGCATGATATAATTGTCTTTAGTTTTTTTTTCGTGTATCCAAAGGTAGCTTTTTCTGCAAATGAGTGCAAAAAAGATAGGGGAAACTATTGTATCTGTAATTAATGCAGTGGGTTAGGTGTTATGAGGCATTAGTTTTGAAACGATTGCATAAAAAAATAAATTTGAATAATAGGAGCTAAAACGTCAGATTTGGAGACTTCTTAATTGCTAGATGATTACTTTTAGCAAAGCACTCTGATATTTTTTTAACTTTGGGTAGCCTAATGAGTTTTTGCAGCTAATTTTGCATTTTAGTGATCGCTCGGAAATCAATGTTAAGTGATTGATGACATTAGGATGCCTGTAACAGAATCGAAATTAATTTCATGCAATTCAAAGATATAATTGGACTTGAATCGGTAAAGAGTCAGTTCATACAAACAGTAAAAGAGAATAGAATTAGTCACGCTCAACTATTGGTTGGACCGGCCGGAGTTGGAAAATTACCTTTGGCGATTGCCTTTGCACAATATGTTTCCTGTTTGGATCAAAAGGAGAATGATTCATGTGGAGTTTGTTCGTCGTGCAAAAAATATCAAAAATTAATTCATCCCGATTTACATTTTGTGTTCCCGGTAGTAACCGGTAAAGGTTTTACAAATCCGGTGAGCGATAATTTTATTGGCAGCTGGAGATCTCAAATTGAAAGTGATCCGTATTTTGATTTGGGCGAATGGTACCAAACTCTGGGTGTTGACAATTCTCAGGGCTTAATATATTCTTCGGAGAGTAATGAAATTATCCGCAAGTTAAATCTGAAGACTTACGAGTCTGATTACAAAATAATGGTGATTTGGCTGCCGGAAAAGATGCATCGGTCCTGTGCCAACAAGTTGCTTAAAATGATTGAGGAGCCACCAAAGAAAACACTGTTTTTAATGGTCTCGGAAGAGCCGGAAAAAATTCTTCAGACAATACTTTCCAGAACACAGATTGTAAAAGTTCCAAAAATTGAATCCAGAGATTTATCGCAGGCGCTTACATCCGAATTTAATTTATCGGGAACCGAGTTAAGCAATGTGGTTCGTTTGGCTGGCGGCAGCTATCGTAAAGCCCGGATATTGATTCAGAATTCAGATGAAAACGCTTTTAATTTCGAGAATTTTGTTACTATTATGCGATTGAGCTATGCGCGTAAGGTGTTGGAAATAATGGATTGGTCGGAGCAAATTGCCGGGATTGGACGGGAACGTCAAAAGAGTTTTTTAAACTATTGTGTTCGTATGGTGCGCGAGAATTTCATTTTAAATTTAAAAAAGCCTGAAATGGTGTTTCTGAATGGCGAGGAAATGAATTTTTCCAAGCGATTTTCGCCTTTCATCAATGAGGAAAACGTATGGATTCTTGCTGATGAGCTTTCAAAAGCTCATTCGGATATCGGTAGAAATGCCAATGCTAAAATTGTTTTTCTCGATCTAAGCTTGAAACTGGTTAAATTATTAAGGCCATAAGAGGCTATTAATTCGGCGAATTAGTATCTTTAAAAGTTTATAAATTAAAATCATTATTTTTGCGGTCGGTTACCGACTAATAATCAATATACATATGACAGAAAATAAGGAACCAAAAGGGAAGTGCGGAGGTTGTGCTTCCAATAAAAAGGATGATAGACTTCTGTATGGAAAACTAGATGTTTATGATTGGTTGAGTGATGTTCCTGAGAGTGTGTTATGTCCGGATATCGTTGAAGTAAAATTTAAAAATACCCGAAAGGGATTCTTCTCAAATTCGAATCAATTAAGACTGCAAAGAGGCGATGTTGTTGCTTTAGAGGCATCACCCGGACACGATATAGGAATTGTTACGCTAACAGGAGATTTGGTTGTAGAGCAAATGCGAAAGCAGAAACTGAATCCGAAAACATACGAGGCAAAAAAAATATACCGAAAGGCTAAGCCGGTGGATATTGAAAAATGGCATGAGGCCATTGCGCTGGAACACAAAACAATGATTAAGGCCCGTCAGCTGTCTGCAGAGCTAAAACTCAATATGAAGATTGGTGATGTAGAATATCAGGGCGATAAAACCAAAGCAATTTTTTACTACATCGCCGACGATCGGGTTGATTTTCGTCAATTGATTAAAGTGCTTGCCGAGCAGTTTAAAATTCGGATTGAAATGCGTCAGATTGGAGCAAGGCAAGAGGCTGGAAGAATTGGCGGTATTGGTCCTTGCGGAAGAGAACTTTGCTGTTCTACCTGGATTACTAATTTTGTGTCGGTAACTACAAATGCAGCTCGTTATCAGGAGATTTCATTAAATCCGCAGAAATTAGCCGGTCAATGTGGTAAGCTTAAATGTTGTTTGAATTTTGAATTGGATTGTTACATCGATGCTCAAAAAGATTTTCCGAATACAAATATTCCGTTGGAAACAAAAGATGGTACAGCTTACCATCAGAAAACAGATATTTTTAAGAGGCTGATGTGGTATTCGTATGATAAATACAATACCATGAATATGGTTCAGCTATCGGTTGATACCGTTAAAGACATTATCAAACAGAATAAAAAGGGCATTAAGGTTAATAAATTGGTAACAGAGTTTGTTGCAGAGCCTAAGAAAACTTTAGAATACGAAAATGTAGTTGGTCAGGATAGTTTGAACCGTTTCGATTCGGTGGAAAAACCGGCAGCGAAAAAAGCGAAGCGTAAATTCCGACGTAAACCACGAAAAAATAATCCGTCCTAATCATGAAGATGTTGAGGGTTCTTTGCACATTATTATTGGGAGTTCTTGTACTTTCCTGTGATTCAAACAGAGTGTACGAACAGTATGAGAATATTCCTGATTTTGAATGGGATCAGGAAAATATTCTTCGTTTTGAAGTGGAAATAACAGATACGATTCATGCAAATGATATCTTCATTAATCTGCGCAATTCCGGAGATTATGCCTATAGTAATTTGTGGGTGTTTGTAAGAGTAACATCTCCTGATAATGAGCTTAATGAGGAGAAAGTTGAAATTGAATTAGCCGATGAAACCGGTGATTGGTATGGAAGCGGATTTGGTGATATTTTTGATTTACAGGTTCCTTTTAAACAAAAAGTAGTTTTTCCAAGATCAGGAAAATATGTGTTTGAAATTGTTCAGGGAATGTACGATCAGAAATTGAAGGGAATAGTGAATGTTGGAATTCGTATTGAGAAGGAAAATAGATAATATAAGAGGTTTTAAAAGTGGGAAAAAATAAATTACAGCGTTTTGCTGAAATGAAGTCTTTTGATAATGTTTTTCAACCAACCCACAACGAAGTTTGGGAAACGAACTATCAGTTTAAGGGAAAGTGGAACAAGGATGTGTTTAAGAATGATAATCCTATAGTTCTTGAAGTTGGTTGTGGAAAGGGTGAGTATACAGTTGGTTTGGCAAAACAATTTCCGGATAAAAATTTTATTGGAATAGATATAAAGGGAGCCCGTATCTATTGCGGTGCAAAAGAAGCACTCGATAATGGTTTAAGTAATGTTGCTTTCATCAGAACCTATGCGGAGTTGCTTCAATCTATTTTTGAAGCAGGAGAAATTGCCGAAATTTGGATTACTTTTCCTGATCCTCAAATGAAAAAAGTTGGCAAGAGATTGACAGGAACCCGGTTTTTAAAGTTGTATAGTAATCTTCTTTCTAAAGAGGGAATTGTTCATTTAAAAACGGATAGTAACTTTTTGTATGAATACACTAAATATGTTATCGAGGAGAACAATCTAAAAGTTCTTGTTGATACCAACGATTTGTATCATTCCGGCAAAGCTGATGAAATTCTCTCCATTAGAACATTCTACGAGCAGCAATTTTTGAATCGGGGAATTTCCATTAAGTATCATAAATTTATGCTTGAGGGTAAAACCGGGTTTATTGAACCTGATGTAGAAATTGAATTGGATTGGTACCGAAGCTTTGGCAGGGAGAAAAAAGAATAGCTAATGTCTGATTTGTATTCCCGAATTTACGATGTAGTGCGGTTAATTCCCGCAGGACGAGCAACCAGTTATGGAGCAATTGCCCGATTTGTTGGTTCTCCGCGAGGATCGAGAATGGTAGGTTGGGCTATGAACCAGTGTCATGCTCACAAAGAATACACGCCCGCACATCGGGTGGTGAACCGATTGGGAATGCTGTCAGGAAAACATCACTTTCCGGGTGAAAATGTAATGCAGGAACTTTTGGAAAGTGAAGGCATTGTGGTTATCGACGATCAAATACAAAATTTCGATCGTGTTTTTTGGGATCCATTCAAAGAACTCGGCGGGATAACTATTTAAATAGAATCTAAATATATACATTTGTACGTATTCTTTAAATAATTCAAAGACTTAAAATTTAATATATCATGAGTTATACTCAAAAACAGGTTACGGATGCTTTGCGATTGGTAAAGTTTCCAGGTTCCGATAAGGATATCATGGCCCTGGATATGGTCCGTAACATTAAAATTGAAGGAAAAAAAATTGGTTTTGATCTGGTTTTCCAAAAATCAGACGATCCAAATATTATTACCTTAAAAAAACTTTGTGTTTCTGCCATTTTGAAATTTGTTGATAAAGACGCAGAAATTAAAGGAAACATCAAGGTGAAAGCGGTTCATATTGTTGATGAGCCTGGAGTTCTTCCCAACGTGAAAAATATCATTGCAATTGCTTCCGGTAAAGGTGGCGTTGGAAAATCAACGGTAGCTTCAAATTTGGCTGTAGCTTTGGCCAATGCCGGTGCTAAGGTTGGTTTGATTGATGCAGATATTTTTGGTCCTTCAGTTCCTAAAATGTTTGGTTCTGAAGCAGCACGTCCGAGCTTAATTAAGATAGACGACAAAGACAGAATTGAGCCTCATGAAAAATTTGGCGTGAAAATGTTGTCGATCGGATTCTTTGTAGATCCTGCTCAGGCAACCGTTTGGCGAGGACCAATGGCTTCGAATGCATTAAAACAAATGATTGAAGAAGGAAACTGGGGCGAGCTTGATTTTGTATTGATCGATTTGCCACCGGGAACAAGTGATATTCACCTTACTTTGGTTCAAACAGTTCCGGTTACAGGTGCTGTTATTGTTAGTACACCTCAGGAAGTAGCCCTGGCTGATGCAGTTAAAGCAATCAGCATGTTCGAAGGAGCGGGTGTGAATGTTCCTGTTTTGGGAATGGTTGAAAATATGGCTTGGTTTACTCCTGCTGAATTGCCAGAGAATAAATACTACATTTTTGGCAAAGATGGTTGTAAAAATCTTGCTGAAGAAAAAGGCATTGATTTATTGGGACAAATTCCAATCGTGCAGAGTATTAGAGAGGGCGGCGACAACGGAATTCCGGCTGCTGTTAATACAGACACAGTTACGGGTATGGCTTTCGCCGATTTGGCTGCAAAACTGATGTCAGTTGTTGATCAAAGAAACGCAGACAAAGACCCAACAAAGCGTGTAGAAATTACTCGATAAAGTATTAGATATTATGATTTAAAAGGGAGCATCTGATGCTCCTTTTTTATTTTCGCTTAAATAAGCTTATATTCAGAAAGTTTTAATAATTTTCGAGAGTATTACTATTTATAATCAGATTTAGATTAACTGTTTGATTCATATGGTTTATGAAGAAGTTGTAAATGAAATTTTACTTTTTATTGTTCCTTCGTATACTAAATTCTCAGTTTTAACTGTTATCTAACAAAACGATAAGTCTTGGTAAGTAAATTTTTTCAGAAAGGGTATTTTGGAGTTTGTTGTTTACTTTTTGTATTTGGTTGTTCTAATCAGAAAAATACATTTGTAAGCAGACAATACCATGCATTAACCACACATTACAATGTATATTTTAATGGGAAAGAAAGCCTAAAGAAAGGTGAAAAGAAAATTGAAGATGGAATTAATGAGAATTATTCTTTGCTTCTTCCTGTTTTTGAGTACCAGAATTCAACTGCCAGAGCATTGTCTTTTGCAGATATGGACAGAACGCTTGAGAAAGCCGCCAAGGCAATAAAAATACATTCCATTACACGTAAACCTAAACGTAAAAAAGACAATCAATCAGAGAAATACAAAGAATTTAGAAAAAAGAAGGAATACAATGATTGGATAGATGACTGTTACCTTTTAATTGGAAAAGCAAAGTTTTACAAAGGAGAGCATCGTGTGTCTGAAAAAGCATTTGAGTTTCTTTTGAAAGAATATCCTGAATCGGATTTAATTCCGGAAGCAAAACTGGGTTTGGCCCGTAGTTTAATTGATAGAGGAGAGCTGATTGCCGGCAATGAAATTCTGGACCGTTTAACGGATGATTCCAAACTTCCTAAAGATTTTATTCTTCACATTTCAACTTTGCGTGCAAACACTGCAATTCAGCAAAAAAAGTATGAAAGGGCAATTGACGAACTGGAAAGAGCAATTGTTCTTGTAGACTCTAAATATAAAAAAGCAAGATACTACTATCTAACCGCACAGCTTTATCAAAAGCTTGGAAATGCAGACGCTTCGCTGCGAACCTTGCAAAAACTGATTGACTTAAATGCATCTTATGAGATGACATTTAATGCCAAAATCAGCAGTGCATTGTCATACACTGGAAATGAGAATGGCGAAGAAATCCGTAAGAGTTTGCGAAAAATGCTTCGCGATGAAAAGAATACAGAATATCAGGATCAGATTTATTACGCTCTTGCAGAAATGGATGTGAAGGACGGCGATATGGCTTCTGCTATACCAAATTATTGGGAATCGACGAAACGAACTGTTTACAATGAAAATCAAAAGGCAATATCATTCTTAAAATTAGGAGATTACTATTTTGAAGATTTGAATTATCCAAAATCCCAAATGTGTTACGATAGTTCCATGACATATCTGGGCAAAGATTATCCCAACTATTCTGAAATATCAGTTCGAATAGGAAATTTGACCGAATTGGTGAATAATCTTAATTTGGTTGAAAGGGAAGATAGTTTGCAAAGGGTAGCTTCCATGAGTTCTGCTGATAGAGACAGATTGATTCAGGGAATCATTCAGAAAATCAACGATAAGGAAAGAGAAAAAAAGCAAAAAGAAGCAGAGGCAGTTTCCGAAAGAGCCTTTTTTAGTCAGAATAATATGTTGGGAAACTCTAACAGAGCCACTACAAGTCAGGGCAACTGGTATTTTTACAATCCTACCAATATTGGTTTGGGCAAATCAGATTTCCAACGGAAGTGGGGACGACGCAAATTGGAAGATAACTGGAGACGGAAAAATAAATCGGCTTTTAGTCTTGAGGATGTAGAGCTTGCATTAGAAGATACTACAGGAACTAATTCTGTGGATCCATCACTTAAAAAGGATCCTAAATCGAAAGATTATTATCTGGTTGATTTGCCGGTTACAAAAGGGGGAATGGAAAAGTCCAATGAACGAATCATGTTGGGCTTGTATCAGGCGGCATTGGTATATGAGGAAAAATTGAATAATCCCGCAAAGGCTTTGGAGACAATGGAAATACTCATTCAGAGATTTCCAGATAATCCATATCTGTTGTCAGCATACTACCATATCTATTCATTAAATAAGAAGATGGGAAATTCTTCGAAAGCTGATGTTTATAAGAATAGGATTTTAACGGAGTTTAAGGGAAGTGATTACGCCAAAGCGCTTAGCGATCCTAATTTCTTTGCTAAAATTGAAGCAGAAGGTCAAAAGGTAAATCAATTGTATGCTGCAGCCTATGAGGATTATCAGAATTTTTACTACCAAAGAGTAATAAAAGGCTGTAACGAAGGTTTGCTGAGATATCCGGAAAGTGAATTGCGCCCCCGATTTTTATTTTTACGAGCCCTATGTATTGGCCGGACAAAAGACATATCACAATTTCGACAATCATTGGATCAGTTGATTGAGTCGAAACCTACACCTGAAATAGCAAATACTGCAAAAGCTATTTTAAAGGGACTTGATGATGGTGCTGTTCCGATGCAGTATACTGAATTGGATATGGAACAGGCCCGACAGAATCGGTTGCTTAGAAATTGGCGGATTGAAGGTGATCAGGCTGCTGTAGCACTTGCCCGAAATGAGAAAGAGGTAAAAGAGAAGCCAATATATAAATTTACTGAAACAGAAGAGCATTATTTTGTTTTGTTGTTTGACAAGAAAGATGTGGATCCTAACCGAACATTGTTTAATATTTCCAAATACAATTCGGAGGCATACAATAACCGCGTTTTTAAAGTCGATAGACTCTCCTTAAACAAAGAGCAAATCATGATCATGGTGAAGGGCTTGGAGAATAAAGAAGATGCTTTGAATTATTTTAATGGAGTAATTACCAATGATAACGCTTTTACAGGTTTAGAGAATGCGGATTATCGGAATTTTGTGATTTCTGCCTCTAATTTTAAAATCTTCAAGAAGAATCAGGATGTTGAAAGTTATTTGGATTTTTATACCAAAAGCTATTTTAATATTAGCAGGACAGATAGCAAGATAACTGTTAGGCGGAATGATAAGCTGGTTTCGGTAAACTCTAATTTGGATTCAACAAAATTTGCTGATAATCCTGACGGCAACCATAAATTTATTCTTTTGGTGCCGGTACGAAAAGTAAATATTGGCAAATTAAGGACTGATATTTTTAATCATGACAAAGATTTTACCGTTTTAAGAGATCAGTATGATAATGATTTGAATATGATTGTTGTGAATAATGTTGGCTCCAAGGCCGAGGCAATGAATTATTTTAGAAATCTGATAAAAGATGAATTGGTGTATGAACAACTGGCAAATGTCGAATATCGAAACTTTGTAATCACCGAAGAGAATTTTAATAAATTCTACATCAGTAAAACTTTGTTCCCGTATCTTGATTTTTTCAAAGAGAATTATCTGAATGATGAAAAAACCGAGGTAGTTAAACCAAAGGAGAAATTGGTTCAGGAAGGGATATACGCTTACAAAGAAGAGGTGCCACACTATTTTGCATTGGTTTATTCTACAGATAATGTGAATAAAAAACAGCTCCTGAACGGAATTAAAAAATACAACACAAAAAATTTAAAAGTCGAAGTTCGTGCCTTGGATGAGAATCGGGATATTCTTTTAGTTGCCAATATGCGTAACAAAAAGCAGGCTATGATGTATTTTAGGGCGATTGTCACGAATCGTATTCTTTTTGAACCCGTTGAGAAGGTTAACTACCGAAACTTTGTGATTTCCGATGAAAATTTAGATGTTTTCATGAAGGATGGTGATCCAGCTATTTATCTGGAATTCTTTAAAAAGTGGTATCTGAAGTAAACTTTGCGAAATAAAAGGTTTCACTTTTCGTTACCTCTAGTACTAAGCCTGGTTATTTCCCGGTTGAACTAAAAATGAACGTTTGTGAAAGATATTACGATACTTTGGGTGGATGATGAGATTGAGCTGTTAAAACCTCACATTATTTTTTTAGAAGGAAAAGGATACATTGTAAAATCATGCAATAACGCTCATGATGCAATAGATATGGTTCGCGGGGATCATTTCGATTTGGTTTTACTGGATGAAAACATGCCTGGCATGAGCGGTTTGGAAGCTTTGAGTGAAATTAAATCCATCGATTCGGCTCTGCCGGTTGTCATGATCACCAAGAGTGAGGAAGAGGACATTATGGATGAGGCAATTGGAAAGCAAATTTCTGATTACCTGATAAAACCTGTAAACCCGAACCAGATATTGCTTGCCATTAAAAAGCACATCGATAAAAAAAGATTGGTTTCGGAAAAAACAACTATTGCTTACCAGTCGCGCTTCGGTCAATTGGGAATGGAGATTAACGATTGTCGGAATTTCACTGATTGGATGAAAATGTACCGGAAATTGGTTTTCTGGGAATTGGAACTTGCCAATATTGAAGAATCGGGGATGGATGAAATTCTTCGTATGCAAAAAAACGAAGCCAACAATTTGTTTGCCCGGTTTATCAAAAAGAATTACTTAGGCTGGCTGGAGCCCGGGAATAAAGAAAAACCACTGCTGACTCCTGCTGTGTTCAAAGAAAAAGTCTACCCTTTGCTTGATAAAGGACAAAAAGTAGCTTTTATCCTTATTGATAACCTGCGCTACGATCAATGGCAAACGTTGTATCCGGTAATTAACAATTACTACTCGGTGGTAGATGATGATATGTATTATTCCATTTTACCAACGGCAACGCAATATGCACGAAATTCAATGTTTTCAGGCTTAATGCCTTTGGACATTCAAAAGCAGCATCCGGGACACTGGATTCATGAGGATGAGGAATCAAGTAAGAACATTCACGAAGAGGAGTTTATCGGATTTCAGTTTAAACGTGATTACAAGGATGTAAGCTACCATTACGAGAAAATAAACAACGAAAAAATGGGCACCAAAGTAATGGAGAATATCAGCTCTATTCTGGAATCTCAGTTGAGCGTTTTTGTCTATAATTTTGTGGATATGCTCTCGCATGCCCGCACCGAAAGTGATATGATTCGTGATTTGGCTCCCGATGAGTCTGCATATCGCTCTTTGACTCTTTCCTGGTTCGAACACTCCATGTTGTTGGAATTAATTAAGAAGCTGGCAGAAAAGAACGTAAAGCTGATCATTACCACCGATCATGGTTCCATCCGGGTTCAGAATGCCGTGAAGGTAATCGGCGACAGACAAACAAATACAAATTTGCGGTATAAAATGGGTAAGAATCTGAATTACAATCCAAAACATGTTTTTGAGGTGACCGATCCCCGAAAAGCACTTCTGCCTCAGGTAAATGTAAGTTCTTCTTATATCTTTGCATTTGGCGAGGATTTTTTAGCTTATCCAAA is a genomic window containing:
- a CDS encoding phosphoglycerate kinase gives rise to the protein MQSIDTYNFSGKKAIIRVDFNVPLNEQFEITDDTRIRAALPTIKKVLDGNGSAILMSHLGRPKGVDEKFSLKHIVAHLTKSIGVEVKFADDCIGESAKTMATNLKPGEVLLLENLRYYKEEEKGDEEFAKKLADLADLWINDAFGTAHRAHASTAVIAKFFPEAKLFGYVMEGELSSVDKVLKDTKHPLTAIMGGAKVSSKIEIIQTLMSKVDHLIIGGGMTYTFVKAIGGTIGDSLVEDDKLEMAREILQKAKENNVKLHLASDALIADAFSNDANTKVCDVNAIPEGWMGLDVADATIASFSKVIEESKTILWNGPVGVFEMDTFAKGTKAIADAIVTATEKGAFSLIGGGDSVAAINKYGLADKVSYVSTGGGALLEYIEGKELPGVTAIRG
- a CDS encoding DNA polymerase III subunit delta; this encodes MQFKDIIGLESVKSQFIQTVKENRISHAQLLVGPAGVGKLPLAIAFAQYVSCLDQKENDSCGVCSSCKKYQKLIHPDLHFVFPVVTGKGFTNPVSDNFIGSWRSQIESDPYFDLGEWYQTLGVDNSQGLIYSSESNEIIRKLNLKTYESDYKIMVIWLPEKMHRSCANKLLKMIEEPPKKTLFLMVSEEPEKILQTILSRTQIVKVPKIESRDLSQALTSEFNLSGTELSNVVRLAGGSYRKARILIQNSDENAFNFENFVTIMRLSYARKVLEIMDWSEQIAGIGRERQKSFLNYCVRMVRENFILNLKKPEMVFLNGEEMNFSKRFSPFINEENVWILADELSKAHSDIGRNANAKIVFLDLSLKLVKLLRP
- a CDS encoding regulatory iron-sulfur-containing complex subunit RicT; the encoded protein is MTENKEPKGKCGGCASNKKDDRLLYGKLDVYDWLSDVPESVLCPDIVEVKFKNTRKGFFSNSNQLRLQRGDVVALEASPGHDIGIVTLTGDLVVEQMRKQKLNPKTYEAKKIYRKAKPVDIEKWHEAIALEHKTMIKARQLSAELKLNMKIGDVEYQGDKTKAIFYYIADDRVDFRQLIKVLAEQFKIRIEMRQIGARQEAGRIGGIGPCGRELCCSTWITNFVSVTTNAARYQEISLNPQKLAGQCGKLKCCLNFELDCYIDAQKDFPNTNIPLETKDGTAYHQKTDIFKRLMWYSYDKYNTMNMVQLSVDTVKDIIKQNKKGIKVNKLVTEFVAEPKKTLEYENVVGQDSLNRFDSVEKPAAKKAKRKFRRKPRKNNPS
- a CDS encoding gliding motility lipoprotein GldH, which encodes MKMLRVLCTLLLGVLVLSCDSNRVYEQYENIPDFEWDQENILRFEVEITDTIHANDIFINLRNSGDYAYSNLWVFVRVTSPDNELNEEKVEIELADETGDWYGSGFGDIFDLQVPFKQKVVFPRSGKYVFEIVQGMYDQKLKGIVNVGIRIEKENR
- the trmB gene encoding tRNA (guanosine(46)-N7)-methyltransferase TrmB, which translates into the protein MGKNKLQRFAEMKSFDNVFQPTHNEVWETNYQFKGKWNKDVFKNDNPIVLEVGCGKGEYTVGLAKQFPDKNFIGIDIKGARIYCGAKEALDNGLSNVAFIRTYAELLQSIFEAGEIAEIWITFPDPQMKKVGKRLTGTRFLKLYSNLLSKEGIVHLKTDSNFLYEYTKYVIEENNLKVLVDTNDLYHSGKADEILSIRTFYEQQFLNRGISIKYHKFMLEGKTGFIEPDVEIELDWYRSFGREKKE
- a CDS encoding MGMT family protein, with protein sequence MSDLYSRIYDVVRLIPAGRATSYGAIARFVGSPRGSRMVGWAMNQCHAHKEYTPAHRVVNRLGMLSGKHHFPGENVMQELLESEGIVVIDDQIQNFDRVFWDPFKELGGITI
- a CDS encoding Mrp/NBP35 family ATP-binding protein — translated: MSYTQKQVTDALRLVKFPGSDKDIMALDMVRNIKIEGKKIGFDLVFQKSDDPNIITLKKLCVSAILKFVDKDAEIKGNIKVKAVHIVDEPGVLPNVKNIIAIASGKGGVGKSTVASNLAVALANAGAKVGLIDADIFGPSVPKMFGSEAARPSLIKIDDKDRIEPHEKFGVKMLSIGFFVDPAQATVWRGPMASNALKQMIEEGNWGELDFVLIDLPPGTSDIHLTLVQTVPVTGAVIVSTPQEVALADAVKAISMFEGAGVNVPVLGMVENMAWFTPAELPENKYYIFGKDGCKNLAEEKGIDLLGQIPIVQSIREGGDNGIPAAVNTDTVTGMAFADLAAKLMSVVDQRNADKDPTKRVEITR